One part of the Coffea eugenioides isolate CCC68of chromosome 10, Ceug_1.0, whole genome shotgun sequence genome encodes these proteins:
- the LOC113750410 gene encoding transcription factor bHLH18-like produces MAGFNNQYIINSWPDEQVDDGFFDIKPFLSEVFPAISYCNSDSIPIQMPQTCMKQKFKQLNDTNLSPSHPTVESSQKGSSPFSTTQFISFGKSSPYSSDGEKLYEDDIVYNSRSPIRRTPIQAQYHVAAERKRREKLSDLFIALSKLVPGLKKLDKTSVLEDATKHIEELQERLKTLEEGENNNSTAPNTMVERCIISTCSDNTSSFKGTTLEQIPEIKVKIQGKSVLIKILCEKKYYGSISSMSTELEKLHLTILDTRILRFGSCTLDITLKAQMDSAFSVTVEDIIEHLQLGIFQLQS; encoded by the exons ATGGCCGGCTTCAACAATCAATATATAATCAACTCATGGCCAGATGAACAAGTCGATGATGGATTTTTCGACATCAAACCTTTTCTTTCCGAGGTTTTCCCCGCAATATCATATTGTAATTCAGACAGTATTCCGATTCAGATGCCTCAGACTTGCATGAAACAGAAATTTAAGCAGCTTAACGACACCAATTTGAGCCCTTCACACCCTACTGTTGAATCAAGTCAAAAGGGCTCATCTCCATTCTCTACAActcaatttatttcttttggaaaATCAAGTCCATACTCATCAGATGGAGAGAAATTATACG AAGATGATATTGTTTACAATAGCAGAAGCCCCATAAGGAGAACGCCAATTCAAGCTCAATATCATGTTGCGGCAGAAAGGAAGCGAAGAGAAAAGTTGAGTGACCTCTTCATAGCTCTTTCAAAACTTGTTCCAGGCCTCAAAAAG CTGGACAAAACTTCTGTCCTTGAAGATGCAACCAAGCACATTGAAGAGCTTCAAGAACGTTTAAAGACTCTAGAGGAAGGGGAAAACAACAACTCCACAGCACCTAATACCATGGTAGAAAGATGTATCATCTCGACATGCAGTGACAATACTTCTTCCTTCAAAGGCACCACACTTGAACAAATCCCCGAGATCAAGGTCAAGATCCAAGGCAAAAGCGTGCTTATAAAAATCCTATGTGAGAAAAAATACTATGGATCCATATCAAGTATGTCAACCGAACTCGAGAAGCTACATCTTACCATCCTGGATACCAGAATCTTAAGATTTGGTTCTTGTACACTTGACATCACTCTTAAGGCTCAG ATGGACAGTGCATTCTCCGTAACAGTGGAGGACATTATAGAGCATCTTCAACTTGGCATATTCCAGTTGCAATCGTGA
- the LOC113750408 gene encoding uncharacterized protein LOC113750408, with translation MTSKDIGWEHGKPVGGNRKIVRCNYCGKVMYGGITKLKAHVGHVTGQVEPCPRASREVTDVMKMHLKTADNPYYQSMIDEIAKAGSGIKGSSAYQIGNEYLDEEFEELEKYLGDIYDKFSTFGCTLMCDGWSTRTKHPIINFMVYCDRHMIYHSSVDCTNVKKIAQYIFKLMDEVVEAVGEKNVVQVVTDSELSMKAAGQLLMKKRKNLFWSPCTAHCIDLMLKDIGKIDNVKETIAQGKKITSFIYNSDKVMNLMKTYTRKRELLRPGITRFATEFISMESLLRHSTELKKMCTSDE, from the exons ATGACGAGCAAGGATATTGGTTGGGAACATGGTAAACCTGTGGGTGGAAATAGAAAAATTGTGAGATGCAATTATTGTGGAAAAGTAATGTATGGTGGCATTACAAAGTTGAAAGCACATGTCGGTCATGTCACGGGACAAGTTGAACCATGTCCAAGGGCCTCAAGAGAAGTTACAGATGTAATGAAAATGCATCTAAAGACTG CTGACAATCCTTATTATCAATCGATGATTGATGAAATTGCCAAAGCTGGTTCTGGTATTAAAGGCTCTTCAGCTTATCAAATTGGAAATGAATATTTAGACGAAGAATTTGAAGAGCTTGAGAAATATCTTGGAGatatttatgataaattttcaacttttgGTTGTACACTTATGTGTGATGGGTGGAGCACCCGTACAAAACATCCAATAATAAATTTTATGGTATACTGTGATAGGCACATGATATACCATAGTTCAGTTGATTGTACCAATGTCAAGAAAATTGCTCAATATATTTTCAAGTTAATGGATGAGGTAGTAGAGGCTGTGGGAGAAAAAAATGTTGTGCAAGTTGTGACAGATAGTGAACTTAGTATGAAAGCAGCTGGACAACTGttgatgaaaaaaagaaaaaatctatTCTGGTCACCTTGCACTGCTCATTGTATAGATTTGATGTTGAAGGATATTGGCAAAATAGATAATGTAAAAGAAACTATTGCTCAGGGGAAGAAGATAACAAGTTTCATATATAACAGCGACAAAGTAATGAATCTGATGAAGACATATACAAGAAAAAGGGAACTGCTACGTCCAGGTATCACTAGATTTGCAACTGAATTCATTTCTATGGAAAGTCTTCTTCGGCATTCTACAGAACTGAAAAAAATGTGCACCTCAGATGAATGA
- the LOC113750906 gene encoding protein phosphatase methylesterase 1, with amino-acid sequence MMDSSAPSNLAPLSEESPPAETSARDCSNNPPDHNNINDEVPSAFSSVPARPPIQTSSQKYAPLDWSGYFDREDDVSIPGSNDVFHVYLAGTQGPVIFCLHGGGYTGLSFALSASKIKEKVRVVAMDFRGHGKSSTENELDLSIETLCSDVLAVLKTMYGDSPPAIVLVGHSMGGSVAVHVAARKQLPTLCGLVVVDVVEGTAMASLIHMQKILTNRMQHFPTIEKAIEWSVKGGSLRNIESARVSIPSTLIYDDSKRCYTYTAKLEETEQHWRGWYEGLSEKFLSSPVPKLLLLAGTDRLDRALTIGQMQGKFQMVVVRHTGHAIQEDVPDEFADFILNFVSRNRIGPRGIEIPGIKSWRS; translated from the exons ATGATGGACTCATCGGCGCCGTCCAACTTAGCTCCCTTGTCGGAGGAGTCGCCGCCGGCAGAAACCTCCGCCAGAGATTGCAGCAATAATCCTCCTGATCATAACAATATTAACGATGAAGTTCCTTCCGCGTTCTCTTCCGTTCCTGCTCGTCCTCCAATTCA GACATCTTCTCAAAAATATGCACCTCTAGATTGGTCTGGATATTTTGACCGTGAGGATGATGTTTCCATTCCTGGTTCCAATGAT GTCTTTCATGTCTACTTGGCAGGAACACAAGGACCAGTTATCTTTTGTTTGCATGGAGGTGGTTATACTGG GCTTTCATTTGCACTGTCTGCAAGTAAAATTAAGGAGAAAGTTCGTGTTGTAGCTATGGACTTCAGAGGACATGGAAAGTCATCCACAGAAAATGAGTTAGATTTGTCTATTGAG ACTCTGTGCAGTGATGTATTAGCTGTGTTGAAGACAATGTATGGAGATTCTCCTCCCGCAATTGTGCTTGTTGGCCACAG CATGGGAGGGTCCGTTGCGGTTCATGTTGCTGCAAGGAAACAGCTACCTACCTTGTGTGGACTTGTTGTAGTGGATGTTGTTGAG GGTACAGCAATGGCCTCATTGATTCATATGCAGAAAATTCTTACAAACAGAATGCAGCATTTTCCTACCATTGAGAAAGCG ATTGAATGGAGTGTCAAAGGAGGCTCTTTAAGAAATATAGAGTCAGCACGAGTATCAATTCCTAGTACTCTAATTTACGATGATTCAAAGAGATG TTATACCTACACAGCGAAACTGGAGGAAACAGAACAACATTGGAGAGGCTG GTATGAAGGCCtttcagaaaaatttttatCAAGCCCTGTACCAAAACTCTTGCTTCTGGCTGGGACAGATAGGCTGGACAG AGCTCTCACAATAGGCCAAATGCAAGGCAAGTTTCAGATGGTGGTAGTTAGACATACAGGCCATGCTATACAG GAAGATGTACCTGATGAATTTGCTGATTTTATACTTAATTTTGTTTCTCGGAATCGGATAGGTCCTCGAGGAATTGAG ATTCCAGGAATAAAAAGTTGGAGATCGTAG